In Bernardetia litoralis DSM 6794, the genomic window GGGACAAGTTTCCACCCAATTACGCTACATTTAGGTTTGGGAATGTTTCGTCAAGTAGAAGTTGAAGATTTGACAAAACACAAAATGGATTCTGAAAATTTTGATGTTCCACAAGGAACTGTAACGGCTGTAAATGAAGCTATTGATGCTAAAAAGAGAATTTGTGCTGTCGGAACTACTTCTTTACGTGCTTTAGAATCTTCTGTTTCAGCTAATGAACATTTAAAACCAAATGGAGGCTGGACAGACAAATTTATTTTCCCTCCTTATGAATTCAAGATTTGTAATGCTCTTATTTCTAATTTTCATTATCCACAATCTACTCTTTTGATGATGAATTGTGCTTTTGGAGGTTATGATTTGGTTATGGAGGCTTATGAATTAGCAATTAAAGAAAAATATCGTTTCTTTAGTTATGGTGATGCAATGCTTATCATCTAATCTATTTTTTTAGATAGAGAAAAAATTAATTTCTTATTTTCTTAAAAGAATTAACTAGAAATTGAAACAAAAAGAACAAAAAATCCTTTTATTTATAAAATGAAAGGGTTTTTGTTTTTATACTGAACTAATTTTGGTTTTAGAATAAATAAATCTGTCAGACACTTTCAAAAGTGTCAGTACAGTTTAGAAACAAACTATCTGACACCTTTGAAGGTGTACTGATAGTGCCACAATTTCTAAAACTACTTCTTAATCAGTATATAAAAATATTTTACCTAATTTCAATTAGATACGATGAACAAAGAACGTTTATATGATGCTTTTGGCGAACTGATTTATACGCTTGCTATGGCAGACGGACTCATTCAAGCTGAGGAATTACAAGCTTTAGATAGAATTTTGAAAGGACACCCTTGGGCTTCTCAAATAAAATGGTCTTTTGATTATGAAGCTAATAAAGCTCTTGATTTACAAGACGTTTATAAAAAGGCATTAAATACTTTTGCAGAACATGGACAGGATAAAGAATACACTTATTTGATAGATATTTTACAAGAAGTTGCTAAGGCTAGTGACAGAATTGATACTCAAGAGCAAAAAATGATTGAACGCTTCCAACAGGATTTAAGAGAAAATTTTATTACTGAAATGGAAAGAAGAAAATTAGTTTAGTTTTTTTATAATTCTGTAAAAACATTTAGGTAAAAAAGCAATGTTGAACTTCTTTAAACCTCCTATTTCTATCAAAAAATGGATAGGAATTACTTTCTTATTGCTTATTTTTTGGTTAGTTATTCTTCCTTTTTTTTATGCTCCAACACTTGTAAGAAGTATCTTTTTGAAAGATTTTTATCTAGAAAAACTGAAATTTGAGCAAGTGAATATTTATGTAAATCCTCAAATGAATAAAGAAGAACGAAAAAATATAATTCTTCTTTATCAAAAATCAAGATTTCGTATTGATTCTCTTTTTGGAAATACAAAAGCCAAACCTTCTATTTTGGTAGGTAATACAAATGAGGTGATGCAATTTTTTGGCAACTCTAGTTTTCAAGAAAAAACAGGAATGACTCATCTTACTCCACTTGGTTCGTATATTGTTCTTTCTCCTAATGGAACAAATATCGATGTTTTGAGTCATGAACTTTGTCATGCCGAACTTTTGCACAGGTTAGGTTGGCAGACAAGAAGGCAAAAAATACCAATTTGGTTTGATGAAGGATTAGCAATGCTAGTCGATAAACGTTTCGAACATTGGACAGCTTTACAAGAAGATTGGAGAAACTTAATTGAATTAGAAGAAGATAATACGGATTCTTTATTATCTTCAGAATTTTCTTTACAAAATATTCAAACAACAGAGCAGTTTTTTACAGAAAATGCACAAATACATTATTTTTTAGCTCAAGAAGAAGTTGCTCGTTGGTATAAAGAAAAAAAACAAAAAGGGCTTTTAGAATTAATAAAAAATCTACAAGACAACGATTTTGAAGAAAATTATAAAACAAAAAAATAACCTACCTCATATTCAATAAAGATTCAATGAAGTAGGTTATTTTTTACATTATTTTTTTATCGCCTACATAGGTGGTGGTGGTGGAAGTGGTGGTGGTGTACTTCCAAAAAAGTTTTGTAATTCAGCTACTTTTTCGGCTGCTGCCCACTCTGCCATTCCTGCTTTCCAAACAAACGAAGTGCGAGTAATTTGTCCACTTTGTATCATATTTTGTATTTCAGGTAATGGAAAAGGTCCAGCCTGTTGTCCATTTATATGAACATGAAAAGATGCCATTGCAGGAGGAGGAGTTGCTGCTTGATTATTTTGTTGTTGGTTTTGCTGATTTTGCATTTGGTTAGACATTTGATTTGCCATCGCCATTCCCATTCCCATATTCATGCCTTCATTTCCTCCATTTGGGTTATTTGCAGAATCCTCCATGGCTTGCCCCATCTTAAATTGTGTATAATTATT contains:
- a CDS encoding TerB family tellurite resistance protein, which codes for MNKERLYDAFGELIYTLAMADGLIQAEELQALDRILKGHPWASQIKWSFDYEANKALDLQDVYKKALNTFAEHGQDKEYTYLIDILQEVAKASDRIDTQEQKMIERFQQDLRENFITEMERRKLV